One genomic window of Nitrosomonas sp. Is35 includes the following:
- the rpoB gene encoding DNA-directed RNA polymerase subunit beta, translated as MSYSFTEKKRIRKSFAKRASVLPIPFLLATQLESYAAFLQENVAPNKRQNQGLQAAFNSIFPIESHTKNARLDFISYELGAPVFDVKECQQRGLTYASPLRARVRLTIMDKEISKPTVKEVKEQEVYMGEIPLMTDTGSFVINGTERVIVSQLHRSPGVFFEHDRGKTHSSGKLLFSARIIPYRGSWLDFEFDPKDCLFFRIDRRRKMPVTTLLKAIGCTSEQILQEFFIFDCFHFSDKGIQFELVPERMRGEVASFDITTKGKKVIVQKDKRITAKHIREMHEAKIDQLDVPEDFLLGRILAQNIVDKETGEVVVLANDEITEDTLAKIRKANIKKIHTLYVNDLNYGAYISQTLKIDETTDEMNAQVAIYRMMRPGEPPTEEAVKALFAGLFYSPERYDLSVVGRMKFNRRVGRTELTGAQTLSNEDIIAVIKILVELRNGRGEIDDIDHLGNRRVRAVGELAENQFRSGLVRVERAVKERLSQAESENLMPHDLINAKPVSAAAREFFGSSQLSQFMDQTNPLSEITHKRRISALGPGGLTRERAGFEVRDVHPTHYGRVCPIETPEGPNIGLINSLALYARTNEYGFIETPYSKVKDCRVTEEIDYLSAIEEGNYMIAQANAELDENHQLISDIVSCRYKNEFALSSPERIEYVDVAPAQIVSVAASLIPFLEHDDANRALMGSNMQRQAVPCLRAEKPFVGTGIERVVAVHSGTTVRAKRGGIVDYVDASRIVVRVHDAETRMGEVGVDIYNLIKYTRSNQNTNINQRPLVKVGDNISKDDVIADGASTDMGELALGQNMLVAFMPWNGYNFEDSILISERIVAEDRFTSIHIEELSVVSRDTKLGTEEITADIPNLSEHQLGRLDESGIVYIGAEVEAGDVLVGKVTPKGETQLTPEEKLLRAIFGEKASDVKDTSLRVPSGISGTVIDVQVFTREGIERDKRAQKIIDDELDRYKKDLADQLRIVEEDAFQRIERLLIGKIATGGPHKLVKGKEITAEYLHSFDPHYWFDIRLADEDASIQLEQVRESMAQKRKAFDAAFDEKKKKLTQGDELAPGVQKMVKIYIAIKRRLQPGDKMAGRHGNKGVISKIVPLEDMPYMADGTPVDVVLNPLGVPSRMNVGQILEVHLGWAAKGLGRKIDEMLQAQQNANEIREFLNKIYNGSGKKEDIASLSESEILSLAENLIEGVPFATPVFDGATEHEIKDMLELAGLPQSGQITLYDGRTGEAFDRPVTVGYMHVLKLHHLVDDKMHARSTGPYSLVTQQPLGGKAQFGGQRFGEMEVWALEAYGAAYTLQEMLTVKSDDVTGRTKVYESIVKGDHKIDAGMPESFNVLVKEIRSLGMDIDLEQN; from the coding sequence ATGAGCTATTCGTTCACAGAGAAAAAACGTATCCGCAAAAGTTTTGCCAAACGTGCGAGCGTATTGCCTATACCGTTTCTTCTTGCTACTCAGCTCGAATCATACGCAGCTTTTTTACAGGAAAATGTCGCGCCTAATAAGCGTCAAAACCAGGGATTACAAGCTGCCTTTAATTCAATATTCCCAATCGAGAGTCATACTAAAAATGCGCGTCTTGATTTTATCAGCTATGAACTCGGAGCGCCGGTATTCGATGTTAAGGAGTGTCAGCAACGCGGGCTAACCTATGCATCGCCACTACGTGCCAGAGTAAGACTGACGATTATGGATAAGGAAATATCCAAACCGACTGTCAAGGAAGTGAAGGAACAAGAAGTCTATATGGGTGAAATACCCCTAATGACCGATACCGGTTCTTTTGTCATCAATGGCACTGAGCGGGTGATTGTGTCACAGCTGCATCGTTCACCTGGCGTGTTTTTCGAGCATGATCGCGGCAAAACCCATTCTTCAGGAAAATTATTATTTTCTGCACGAATTATTCCTTATCGCGGATCGTGGCTGGATTTTGAGTTTGATCCGAAGGATTGTCTGTTTTTCAGGATTGATCGCCGCCGCAAGATGCCTGTGACAACTTTGTTAAAGGCAATCGGTTGCACTTCCGAACAGATACTGCAAGAGTTTTTCATTTTTGATTGCTTTCATTTCTCAGATAAAGGTATTCAATTTGAACTCGTGCCGGAACGCATGCGTGGCGAGGTAGCGAGTTTCGATATTACGACTAAAGGCAAAAAAGTCATTGTTCAAAAGGATAAGCGCATTACCGCTAAACACATACGCGAAATGCATGAGGCCAAAATCGATCAATTGGATGTGCCGGAAGATTTCTTGCTGGGACGGATACTGGCGCAGAATATTGTTGATAAGGAAACAGGCGAGGTTGTCGTCCTTGCCAACGACGAGATTACCGAAGATACATTGGCTAAAATTCGTAAAGCCAACATCAAAAAAATTCACACACTGTATGTAAACGATCTTAATTATGGCGCTTATATCTCACAAACGCTGAAGATCGATGAAACGACCGATGAAATGAATGCGCAGGTTGCGATCTACCGCATGATGCGCCCGGGTGAGCCGCCGACCGAGGAAGCTGTTAAGGCATTATTCGCCGGTTTATTCTATTCGCCCGAACGCTATGATTTATCCGTTGTCGGTCGAATGAAATTTAATCGCAGAGTGGGCAGAACCGAGTTGACCGGTGCGCAGACACTATCGAATGAAGATATTATCGCGGTTATTAAAATTCTGGTCGAGCTGCGCAATGGCCGCGGCGAGATCGATGATATCGATCATCTTGGTAATCGCCGTGTACGTGCGGTCGGTGAACTGGCGGAAAATCAATTCCGGTCGGGATTGGTGCGTGTTGAACGTGCGGTGAAAGAGCGTTTGAGTCAGGCAGAATCAGAGAACTTGATGCCGCACGATTTGATTAATGCGAAACCGGTTTCAGCTGCGGCTCGTGAGTTCTTTGGCTCCAGCCAATTATCGCAGTTCATGGATCAAACCAATCCGCTATCTGAAATTACCCATAAACGTCGTATCTCGGCTTTGGGGCCAGGTGGATTAACGCGGGAAAGAGCGGGTTTCGAAGTGCGTGACGTGCATCCGACGCATTATGGCCGGGTATGCCCGATTGAAACACCGGAAGGTCCGAATATCGGCCTGATCAATTCGCTGGCATTGTACGCGCGCACCAATGAGTATGGTTTTATCGAAACACCCTATAGCAAAGTGAAAGATTGCCGGGTGACGGAAGAGATAGATTACCTGTCCGCAATTGAAGAAGGTAATTATATGATTGCGCAGGCAAATGCTGAGCTTGATGAAAATCATCAGCTGATCAGCGATATCGTTTCCTGTCGCTACAAAAATGAGTTTGCATTATCGTCACCGGAACGTATTGAATACGTGGATGTGGCGCCGGCGCAGATTGTTTCCGTGGCTGCTTCGCTCATACCATTTTTAGAGCATGATGATGCGAACCGTGCGTTGATGGGATCGAACATGCAGCGTCAAGCCGTTCCATGCTTACGAGCTGAAAAACCATTTGTCGGTACAGGTATTGAACGCGTCGTGGCTGTGCATTCAGGAACTACTGTGAGAGCCAAGCGCGGCGGTATTGTAGATTATGTTGATGCCAGCCGGATAGTCGTACGGGTGCATGACGCGGAAACGCGTATGGGTGAAGTGGGTGTGGATATTTATAATCTGATCAAATACACCCGTTCAAACCAAAATACCAACATTAATCAGAGGCCTCTGGTTAAAGTTGGGGACAATATCAGTAAAGACGACGTGATTGCCGACGGCGCTTCGACCGATATGGGAGAGCTCGCGCTCGGACAGAATATGCTGGTCGCTTTTATGCCATGGAATGGTTATAACTTTGAAGACTCCATTCTGATATCCGAACGGATCGTTGCGGAAGATCGTTTTACCTCGATACACATTGAAGAACTTTCCGTTGTGAGCCGGGACACCAAGCTGGGTACGGAAGAGATAACGGCTGATATTCCCAATTTATCGGAGCACCAACTGGGCCGTCTCGATGAATCGGGCATTGTTTATATTGGCGCAGAAGTAGAAGCCGGTGATGTATTGGTTGGGAAAGTTACACCTAAAGGTGAAACGCAGCTGACACCGGAAGAAAAATTATTGCGTGCAATATTCGGTGAAAAAGCATCAGACGTAAAAGATACTTCGTTGCGGGTGCCATCGGGTATATCCGGAACCGTCATCGACGTGCAAGTGTTTACGCGAGAAGGAATTGAACGTGACAAACGCGCGCAAAAAATTATTGATGATGAGTTGGACCGTTATAAAAAAGATCTGGCCGATCAGTTGCGTATCGTGGAAGAAGATGCATTTCAACGTATTGAACGCTTGTTGATTGGTAAGATCGCAACTGGCGGTCCTCATAAGCTGGTCAAAGGGAAAGAGATCACGGCTGAATATTTGCATAGCTTTGATCCGCATTATTGGTTTGATATCCGTCTGGCCGATGAAGATGCGAGCATACAGCTGGAGCAAGTGCGCGAAAGTATGGCGCAAAAGCGCAAAGCGTTCGATGCGGCATTCGATGAGAAAAAGAAAAAACTCACACAGGGAGATGAACTGGCCCCCGGTGTGCAAAAAATGGTTAAGATTTATATCGCGATTAAACGGCGATTGCAACCAGGCGATAAGATGGCAGGGCGGCATGGTAATAAAGGCGTGATTTCGAAAATAGTACCGTTGGAAGACATGCCTTATATGGCGGATGGAACGCCAGTCGACGTCGTATTGAATCCGTTAGGTGTGCCTTCCCGGATGAACGTGGGGCAGATTCTTGAAGTTCATTTGGGTTGGGCAGCAAAAGGACTTGGCAGAAAAATCGACGAGATGTTGCAAGCTCAACAGAATGCGAATGAGATCAGGGAGTTTCTGAATAAGATTTACAACGGAAGCGGTAAAAAAGAAGATATTGCTTCGTTATCGGAAAGTGAAATCTTATCGTTAGCCGAAAATTTAATCGAAGGGGTTCCATTTGCAACGCCAGTATTTGACGGAGCAACCGAGCATGAAATTAAAGATATGCTAGAACTTGCTGGTTTACCGCAATCAGGACAAATTACCTTATACGATGGACGGACGGGAGAAGCTTTCGACCGGCCAGTCACGGTTGGCTATATGCATGTTCTGAAACTGCATCACTTGGTGGATGATAAGATGCATGCACGTTCAACTGGTCCTTATAGTTTGGTGACACAGCAACCATTGGGCGGTAAAGCGCAATTTGGCGGACAACGTTTTGGTGAGATGGAGGTCTGGGCGCTGGAGGCGTATGGCGCAGCCTACACCTTACAGGAAATGTTGACTGTGAAATCCGATGACGTGACCGGGCGTACTAAAGTATATGAAAGTATTGTGAAGGGTGATCATAAGATTGATGCTGGCATGCCGGAATCATTTAATGTACTGGTAAAAGAAATACGTTCATTGGGAATGGATATCGATTTAGAACAAAATTGA
- the rpoC gene encoding DNA-directed RNA polymerase subunit beta', with protein MKALLDLFKQVTHKEEFDAIKIGLASPEKIRSWSYGEVKKPETINYRTFKPERDGLFCAKIFGPVKDYECLCGKYKRLKHRGVICEKCGVEVTLSKVRRERMGHIELASPVSHIWFLKSLPSRLGMVLDMTLRDIERVLYFEAYVVTDPGMTPLTRCQLLTEDDYLIKTEEYGDDFSASMGAEGIRDLLGNLDITAEIEILRREMESTGSETKIKKISKRLKLLEAFNKSGIKPQWMILTVLPVLPPDLRPLVPLDGGRFATSDLNDLYRRVINRNNRLKRLLELKAPEIIVRNEKRMLQEAVDSLLDNGRRGKAMTGANKRALKSLADMIKGKGGRFRQNLLGKRVDYSGRSVIVVGPQLKLHQCGLPKKMALELFKPFIFNKLEIMGIASTIKAAKREVENESPVVWDILEDVIREHPVMLNRAPTLHRLGIQAFEPVLVEGKAIQLHPLVCAAFNADFDGDQMAVHVPLSLEAQMECRTLMMSTNNVLSPANGEPIIVPSQDIVLGLYYTTREKVGARGEGMIFQNVGEVSRAYETRNVELNAKITVRIKEYETNADGERCEKITRYETTVGRTLLFEIFPPSLPFSLLNKTLKKKEISKLINASFRRCGLRETVIFADKLMYSGFTYATRAGISICADDMLIPTQKGDIIAAAEKEVKEIEGQYTSGLVTQGERYNKVVDIWGRTGDQVAKAMMNQLGVEVVQDPATGKDKLGEDGKPLVQESFNSIYMMADSGARGSAAQIRQLSGMRGLMAKPDGSIIETPITANFREGLNVLQYFISTHGARKGLADTALKTANSGYLTRRLVDVTQDLVVTEEDCGTGNGVVMKALVEGGEIIEALRERILGRVVANDLINPENQEVVFASGALLDEDAVDLIESLGIDEVKVRTPLTCETRYGLCAKCYGRDLGRGTPVNVGEAVGVIAAQSIGEPGTQLTMRTFHIGGAASRTAVVSQVESKSSGVVHYSSTMRYVTNAQNELIAISRSGEIIIQDENGRERERHKASYGATLMVRNGEAVKAGQILTTWDPHTRPIITEYTGKVRFENVEEGVTVAKQIDEVTGLSTLVVIDPKRRGVSQSKGLRPLVKFLDDDGNEIKMVGSNQSVSITFQIGCIITVRDGQQVSVGEVLARIPQETSKTRDITGGLPRVAELFEARSPKDAGMLAEVTGIVSFGKDTKGKQRLVITDLEGTVHEYLIPKDKHVMAHDGQVVNKGEIIVDGPADPRDILRLQGVEALARYITDEVQDVYRLQGVRINDKHIEVIVRQMLRRVQITNAGDSTFITGEQVERADLLIENERLIAEKKMPATYEFQLLGITKASLSTDSFISAASFQETTRVLTEAAIMGKKDDLRGLKENVIVGRLVPAGTGLSFHSKRKNQGRISDLGLESSISIDSTV; from the coding sequence ATGAAAGCACTGCTAGATTTATTTAAACAAGTTACTCATAAAGAAGAGTTCGATGCCATCAAGATTGGCCTTGCATCTCCTGAGAAAATACGCTCATGGTCGTATGGTGAAGTAAAAAAACCGGAAACGATTAATTACCGTACTTTCAAACCAGAAAGAGACGGTTTGTTCTGCGCTAAAATTTTTGGGCCAGTAAAGGATTACGAGTGCTTGTGCGGCAAGTACAAACGTCTGAAGCACCGTGGCGTTATTTGTGAAAAGTGTGGTGTTGAAGTTACTTTATCCAAAGTGCGTCGTGAAAGGATGGGGCATATCGAACTTGCTTCTCCAGTTTCGCATATCTGGTTTCTCAAATCGCTACCGTCTCGTCTGGGCATGGTACTGGACATGACCTTACGTGATATTGAGCGGGTGCTTTATTTTGAAGCTTACGTGGTTACCGATCCCGGGATGACGCCACTAACGCGTTGCCAGCTGTTGACTGAAGATGATTATTTAATCAAAACAGAAGAGTATGGCGATGATTTTAGTGCCAGTATGGGTGCGGAAGGTATTCGCGATTTATTGGGTAACCTGGACATCACCGCAGAGATAGAAATTCTGCGGCGTGAAATGGAAAGTACGGGATCCGAAACAAAAATCAAGAAAATCTCTAAGCGCCTCAAACTACTCGAAGCATTCAATAAGTCCGGTATTAAACCGCAATGGATGATATTGACGGTGCTACCGGTATTGCCGCCGGATCTTCGTCCGTTGGTGCCGTTAGATGGCGGACGTTTTGCAACCTCTGATTTGAATGATCTGTACCGGCGTGTCATCAATCGTAATAACCGCTTAAAGCGTTTGCTGGAACTGAAAGCTCCGGAGATTATCGTTCGTAACGAAAAGCGGATGCTGCAAGAAGCGGTTGATTCGTTACTGGATAATGGCCGCCGCGGTAAAGCGATGACGGGTGCGAATAAACGTGCGCTCAAGTCCTTGGCCGATATGATCAAGGGTAAAGGCGGGCGCTTCCGTCAGAATCTGTTGGGCAAACGTGTGGATTATTCCGGACGTTCAGTGATTGTGGTTGGACCACAGCTTAAGCTGCATCAATGCGGATTACCGAAAAAGATGGCCCTCGAGCTGTTTAAACCATTTATTTTCAATAAACTGGAGATAATGGGAATTGCAAGCACTATAAAAGCTGCTAAGCGCGAGGTTGAAAATGAAAGCCCAGTAGTCTGGGATATATTGGAAGATGTCATTCGCGAACACCCGGTCATGCTGAACCGTGCGCCAACGCTGCATCGATTGGGTATTCAGGCGTTTGAACCGGTACTGGTTGAAGGTAAGGCAATTCAATTGCATCCGCTGGTATGCGCAGCTTTTAACGCTGACTTTGACGGTGATCAAATGGCTGTCCATGTGCCGCTCTCGTTAGAAGCGCAGATGGAATGCCGTACGTTGATGATGTCAACCAATAATGTATTGTCACCCGCCAATGGTGAACCGATTATTGTACCGTCGCAGGATATTGTGCTCGGGCTTTACTATACAACGCGGGAAAAGGTAGGGGCGCGGGGTGAGGGCATGATATTTCAGAATGTGGGCGAGGTTTCGCGCGCTTATGAAACCCGTAATGTCGAGTTAAATGCCAAAATCACAGTGAGAATCAAGGAGTATGAAACTAACGCCGATGGCGAGCGCTGTGAAAAGATTACTCGCTATGAGACAACTGTGGGAAGAACTTTATTATTTGAGATTTTCCCGCCGAGCTTACCTTTCTCACTATTGAACAAAACTCTCAAAAAGAAAGAGATTTCAAAGCTCATCAATGCGAGCTTTAGACGTTGCGGATTACGCGAGACGGTTATCTTTGCAGATAAACTGATGTATTCGGGCTTCACATATGCGACACGCGCGGGGATATCAATTTGCGCGGATGATATGCTGATACCGACGCAGAAGGGCGATATCATTGCGGCAGCGGAAAAAGAAGTGAAAGAAATTGAAGGTCAATATACTTCAGGTCTGGTGACGCAAGGTGAACGCTATAACAAAGTAGTCGATATCTGGGGGCGCACCGGCGATCAGGTTGCTAAGGCGATGATGAATCAACTCGGCGTGGAAGTAGTGCAAGATCCAGCTACGGGTAAAGACAAATTGGGTGAAGATGGTAAGCCATTGGTGCAAGAATCATTCAATTCGATCTATATGATGGCGGATTCCGGTGCACGCGGTTCGGCAGCACAAATACGGCAGCTCTCGGGTATGCGTGGACTGATGGCGAAACCGGATGGATCGATCATTGAAACCCCGATTACCGCTAATTTCCGTGAAGGATTGAACGTTTTGCAGTACTTCATTTCGACGCATGGTGCTCGTAAAGGTTTGGCGGATACCGCATTAAAAACTGCAAACTCGGGTTATTTGACACGGCGCTTGGTTGACGTTACGCAAGATCTTGTAGTTACAGAAGAAGATTGCGGCACCGGTAACGGTGTGGTGATGAAGGCACTGGTGGAAGGCGGTGAGATTATTGAAGCACTCCGCGAGCGGATTCTTGGTAGAGTTGTGGCAAACGATTTAATTAATCCGGAAAATCAGGAAGTCGTATTTGCTTCGGGCGCATTATTGGATGAAGATGCTGTTGATTTAATCGAATCCTTGGGTATTGATGAAGTTAAAGTGCGCACGCCATTAACTTGTGAGACCCGGTACGGATTATGCGCTAAATGTTATGGCCGGGATTTGGGGCGTGGCACACCGGTCAACGTGGGCGAAGCCGTCGGTGTCATCGCCGCGCAATCGATTGGCGAACCAGGCACGCAATTGACAATGCGTACTTTCCATATCGGTGGTGCAGCATCCAGAACGGCCGTCGTCAGTCAAGTTGAGAGTAAATCAAGTGGTGTAGTGCATTACTCTTCTACAATGCGTTACGTGACGAATGCGCAAAATGAATTAATCGCCATCTCGCGCAGTGGTGAAATCATCATTCAAGATGAAAATGGCCGTGAGCGTGAAAGACATAAAGCATCGTATGGTGCGACATTGATGGTACGAAACGGCGAGGCGGTAAAAGCCGGTCAAATATTGACCACGTGGGATCCGCATACACGGCCAATTATCACAGAATATACCGGTAAAGTACGATTTGAGAATGTCGAAGAGGGTGTAACGGTTGCCAAACAGATCGATGAAGTGACCGGATTGTCGACATTGGTGGTCATTGATCCGAAACGACGTGGTGTTTCGCAGTCGAAAGGTTTGCGTCCATTGGTTAAATTCCTGGATGATGATGGTAATGAAATTAAGATGGTTGGCAGCAATCAGTCGGTGAGCATTACTTTCCAGATCGGTTGTATTATTACAGTACGTGACGGACAGCAGGTGAGTGTTGGCGAAGTGTTGGCAAGAATACCCCAGGAAACATCGAAAACGCGTGATATTACCGGTGGCTTGCCGCGTGTGGCTGAGCTGTTTGAAGCACGATCACCCAAAGATGCCGGCATGTTAGCTGAGGTAACAGGCATCGTGTCGTTCGGAAAAGATACTAAAGGTAAGCAGCGGCTTGTCATTACCGATCTAGAAGGCACCGTTCATGAATATCTAATTCCCAAAGATAAGCATGTTATGGCGCATGATGGGCAAGTTGTTAACAAAGGGGAAATTATCGTTGACGGTCCGGCTGATCCTCGTGACATATTGCGTTTACAGGGTGTTGAAGCACTGGCACGTTATATCACCGATGAAGTTCAGGACGTATACCGGTTGCAAGGCGTTAGGATAAATGACAAGCATATTGAAGTTATTGTGCGTCAGATGTTAAGACGAGTGCAAATTACTAATGCGGGTGATTCGACGTTTATTACCGGTGAGCAAGTCGAGCGTGCCGATCTGTTGATAGAGAATGAGCGGCTGATTGCTGAGAAAAAAATGCCTGCTACGTATGAATTCCAGTTGCTTGGTATTACAAAAGCATCATTGTCTACCGACTCATTCATTTCAGCGGCATCTTTCCAAGAGACAACGCGCGTGTTGACTGAAGCTGCCATCATGGGCAAAAAAGATGATTTACGTGGCTTGAAGGAAAATGTGATCGTAGGAAGGCTAGTTCCAGCGGGGACGGGACTGTCTTTCCATAGCAAACGCAAGAATCAAGGAAGAATATCCGATTTAGGTTTGGAATCAAGCATTTCAATCGATAGCACAGTCTAG
- a CDS encoding multiheme c-type cytochrome → MKGKLWPRIVAVLLGGMLIGAAQADIPSVPNELYEALKLDRTKVTPKELHEALVKRYKDPAQGAGRGTLAQYWEPIPYGIYLDPATFYKSPTTNKEVASRKECVECHTDESPVWVQAWKRSSHANLDKVRNLKPGEPTFYKKAKLEEVEKNLRSMGRLAEGENLKEVGCIDCHVDIGAKKKADHTKDIRMPTADVCGTCHLAEFAERESERDTMIWPHDQWPDGRPSHALDYKANVETTVWAAMPQREVAEGCSMCHTNQNKCDSCHTRHEFSAAESRRPEACATCHSGVDHNNWEAYSMSKHGKIVGMLGNQWNWEAPLKDAYAVGGQSAPTCAGCHMEYEGEYSHNMVRKIRWANYPFVPGIAENIKSEWSEKRLDSWVVTCTQCHSERFARSYLDLMDKGTLEGLAKYQEANAVVHQLYKEGLLTGQKTNRPAPPAPEKEGYAYFAQLFWSKGNSPAAIELKVLEMHENDLAKMHVGLAHVNPGGWTYTEGWGPINRAYVEIQDENTRIREMVALQERVKNLETKKTSLLDLDGTAEKISLGGLGGGMLLAGTLALAGWRKRKQSEA, encoded by the coding sequence ATGAAAGGCAAGCTATGGCCGAGGATAGTAGCGGTACTGTTAGGAGGGATGCTGATAGGAGCGGCCCAGGCTGACATACCGAGCGTACCGAACGAACTGTATGAAGCGTTGAAACTGGACCGTACGAAAGTAACGCCGAAGGAACTGCACGAAGCGCTGGTTAAGCGCTACAAAGATCCTGCGCAAGGAGCGGGACGCGGCACACTGGCGCAATACTGGGAACCGATCCCGTACGGAATTTACCTGGATCCGGCGACATTTTACAAATCACCGACCACGAACAAAGAAGTAGCAAGCCGTAAAGAATGCGTGGAATGCCACACCGACGAATCACCGGTATGGGTACAAGCATGGAAGAGAAGCAGCCATGCGAACCTGGACAAAGTGCGCAACCTGAAACCGGGCGAACCTACTTTTTACAAGAAAGCCAAACTGGAAGAAGTCGAAAAGAACCTTCGCTCGATGGGCAGACTGGCTGAAGGCGAGAACCTGAAAGAAGTTGGCTGTATCGACTGTCACGTAGACATTGGTGCGAAGAAAAAAGCCGACCACACCAAAGACATCAGAATGCCGACGGCCGATGTATGCGGCACCTGTCACTTGGCAGAATTTGCGGAACGTGAATCGGAACGCGACACGATGATCTGGCCGCACGACCAATGGCCGGATGGACGCCCATCGCACGCACTGGACTACAAAGCCAACGTAGAAACTACCGTATGGGCAGCGATGCCACAACGTGAAGTAGCCGAAGGCTGCTCAATGTGCCACACCAACCAAAACAAATGTGACTCATGCCACACCCGTCACGAATTCTCAGCAGCGGAATCCCGCAGACCGGAAGCCTGCGCAACCTGTCACAGCGGCGTAGACCACAACAACTGGGAAGCGTACTCCATGTCCAAGCACGGCAAAATTGTCGGCATGCTGGGCAACCAATGGAACTGGGAAGCACCGTTAAAAGACGCCTATGCAGTAGGCGGACAAAGCGCACCAACCTGCGCCGGCTGCCACATGGAATACGAAGGCGAATATAGCCACAACATGGTCAGAAAAATCCGCTGGGCGAACTACCCGTTTGTTCCTGGAATTGCGGAAAACATCAAAAGTGAATGGTCGGAAAAACGTCTGGACTCATGGGTAGTCACTTGTACCCAATGCCACTCGGAACGTTTTGCCCGCTCCTACCTCGATCTGATGGACAAAGGCACATTGGAAGGACTGGCTAAATACCAAGAAGCCAATGCAGTCGTACATCAACTGTACAAAGAAGGCCTGCTGACCGGTCAAAAAACCAACCGTCCTGCACCACCTGCACCGGAAAAAGAAGGCTACGCCTACTTTGCCCAACTGTTCTGGTCGAAAGGCAACAGCCCTGCAGCCATCGAACTGAAAGTGCTGGAAATGCATGAAAACGACCTGGCCAAGATGCACGTAGGCCTAGCGCACGTTAACCCAGGCGGCTGGACCTACACCGAAGGCTGGGGTCCGATCAACCGCGCTTATGTTGAGATTCAAGACGAAAACACCCGCATCCGTGAAATGGTTGCACTGCAAGAACGTGTTAAAAATCTTGAAACCAAGAAAACCAGCCTACTCGACTTAGACGGCACAGCAGAGAAAATCTCTCTGGGCGGTTTAGGCGGTGGCATGCTGCTAGCCGGAACACTGGCACTGGCAGGCTGGCGCAAACGTAAACAAAGCGAAGCTTGA
- the haoB gene encoding hydroxylamine oxidation protein HaoB, with protein MRSSDKLLPSLGIILVTGGLLLLGWFAYLWFKPVPAPYQYQLVAEGDSQKFSKMDLSGWPELKLSQYKVQADGVAKPIAEFIVARQKDEAPVLIYWKNSTNEILYNFDRKPSELSTLAAAIAKHAPKDALILSWWDTSRQIKLLTGHDTLFTSHLNEPLMIPVPWLEQSEAIQAYEKQFWGSKASQKEREQFKRFSEALTAPAEEGVKQLRELIGSDRETYVIVHVTDLYKAGLMHPDRIGVAFQNFPMTGNMHGMINQMKVQLKENDFDTYTLQSVADEEIRVFFLSDEKSSQTLLARMLPFVDKKAPTELDVAQLIYQQGGYWVYRLP; from the coding sequence GTGCGATCGTCAGACAAGCTACTCCCGTCATTAGGAATCATCCTAGTGACGGGAGGTTTGCTTTTATTGGGCTGGTTTGCGTATTTATGGTTTAAACCGGTACCGGCCCCCTATCAATATCAACTGGTCGCGGAAGGCGACAGCCAGAAGTTCAGCAAAATGGACCTATCGGGCTGGCCCGAACTCAAGCTAAGCCAATACAAAGTACAAGCGGACGGCGTAGCCAAACCCATCGCCGAATTCATCGTCGCAAGACAAAAGGATGAAGCACCGGTACTAATTTACTGGAAGAACAGCACCAACGAAATACTCTACAACTTTGACCGCAAACCATCGGAACTTAGCACCCTGGCAGCGGCGATAGCCAAACACGCCCCGAAAGACGCCCTGATACTCTCATGGTGGGACACATCGCGGCAAATCAAACTGCTCACCGGCCACGACACACTCTTTACCAGCCACCTGAACGAACCGCTGATGATACCGGTCCCCTGGTTGGAACAAAGCGAAGCCATCCAAGCCTATGAAAAACAATTCTGGGGAAGCAAAGCCAGTCAAAAAGAACGGGAGCAATTCAAACGTTTCAGCGAAGCCCTGACGGCCCCTGCGGAAGAAGGCGTCAAGCAACTGCGGGAACTGATAGGCTCAGACCGGGAAACCTATGTCATCGTACATGTCACCGACCTGTATAAAGCAGGACTCATGCACCCCGACAGAATCGGCGTAGCGTTTCAGAACTTCCCGATGACCGGCAACATGCACGGCATGATCAACCAGATGAAAGTGCAACTGAAGGAAAACGACTTTGACACCTACACCCTGCAATCGGTCGCGGACGAAGAAATCAGAGTATTCTTCCTGAGTGACGAAAAGAGCAGCCAAACCCTACTGGCGAGGATGTTACCGTTTGTAGACAAAAAAGCCCCGACCGAACTGGACGTAGCGCAACTGATCTATCAACAAGGCGGCTACTGGGTATACCGGCTACCGTAA